A portion of the Pseudarthrobacter sp. L1SW genome contains these proteins:
- a CDS encoding EAL domain-containing protein: MSGSPGPDPGHFEALFHQAPCGYLVTDDDGRITAVNDTFVRWSGHSRSHLLGQKLQAFMPVGDQILYSTHCIPQLGINGAVSEVAVEIIGADGGRRAVLLSASRSAATGEEPRSVRVIIFSAHERRMYEQELVSALRAAEESEARRALAEKELHRLALHDALTGLPNRTGLKAKLDAVRANRAPGKDVLAVLFIDLDHFKAVNDSLGHAAGDELLIAVTQRLFPAGQGTRIVARLSGDEFVVVDTFADPQEATSLAAGLLDVLKAPMRIEGLEIVTSASIGVAIASDGDETIDDLVRRADIAMYRAKELGRGRWELHRPADSDPTVDRLRALGELRHGISDGALRVHYQPRVDLRTGLASGVEALVRWQHPTRGLLPPSEFITMAEESGLVLPLGAWVLDETLKQAASWRSEGRCGAELEVAVNLSARQLNDPGLVATVDDALRLRKVDPAVLLLEITETALMADPSAALESLTALKDLGVGLAVDDFGTGYSSLTYLKRFPIDELKIDRSFISGLDSDKGDAAIVGSCIDLAHAVGLRAVAEGVETAGQLRTLKVMGCDLAQGFHFARPLPAPLLKEWLDARPCG, from the coding sequence GACCCGGGCCACTTTGAAGCGCTGTTCCACCAGGCCCCCTGCGGCTACCTGGTAACGGACGACGACGGCCGCATCACAGCGGTCAACGACACCTTTGTGCGCTGGTCCGGCCACAGCCGTTCCCACCTGCTGGGGCAAAAGCTGCAGGCCTTCATGCCCGTGGGCGACCAGATCCTGTATTCAACCCACTGCATTCCGCAGTTGGGCATCAACGGCGCTGTGTCCGAGGTAGCCGTTGAAATCATCGGCGCCGACGGGGGACGCCGCGCTGTCCTGCTCTCGGCATCCCGGTCGGCGGCCACCGGGGAGGAGCCCCGCAGCGTCCGGGTCATCATTTTCAGCGCGCACGAACGCCGGATGTACGAGCAGGAACTGGTGTCAGCCCTCCGTGCCGCGGAGGAATCCGAAGCCCGCAGGGCCCTGGCGGAAAAGGAACTGCACCGACTCGCCCTGCACGATGCGCTGACCGGCCTGCCCAACAGGACGGGGCTGAAGGCAAAGCTGGACGCGGTCCGGGCGAACCGTGCTCCAGGGAAGGACGTGTTGGCTGTCCTTTTCATAGACCTCGACCACTTCAAGGCTGTCAATGACAGCCTTGGGCACGCGGCCGGGGACGAACTGTTGATCGCTGTCACGCAGCGCTTGTTCCCGGCGGGCCAGGGGACACGCATCGTGGCCCGGCTCTCCGGAGACGAGTTTGTTGTGGTGGACACCTTCGCGGATCCGCAGGAGGCGACCTCGCTCGCCGCGGGGCTTCTGGACGTGCTGAAGGCCCCGATGAGGATCGAGGGCCTGGAGATTGTTACGTCAGCCAGCATCGGCGTGGCCATTGCCAGTGACGGGGACGAAACCATTGATGATCTTGTCCGCCGTGCAGACATCGCCATGTACCGGGCGAAGGAGCTGGGACGCGGCCGCTGGGAACTGCACCGGCCGGCGGATTCAGATCCCACCGTGGACCGGCTCCGCGCACTTGGCGAACTGCGGCACGGAATCAGCGACGGCGCGCTCCGTGTTCACTACCAGCCCCGTGTGGACCTCCGCACCGGGCTGGCCAGCGGGGTGGAAGCGCTGGTCAGGTGGCAGCACCCGACGCGCGGCCTGCTGCCGCCGTCGGAATTCATCACCATGGCGGAGGAATCGGGCCTGGTGCTGCCACTTGGCGCTTGGGTCCTGGACGAAACCCTCAAACAGGCTGCCAGCTGGCGCAGTGAAGGTCGCTGCGGTGCGGAGCTCGAAGTTGCGGTCAACCTGTCAGCCCGCCAGCTGAACGATCCCGGCCTGGTGGCTACGGTGGACGACGCCCTCAGGCTACGGAAGGTCGACCCCGCGGTGCTGCTCCTGGAAATCACCGAAACAGCATTGATGGCGGACCCCTCCGCTGCGCTCGAATCACTGACCGCCCTCAAGGACCTGGGGGTAGGCCTTGCCGTTGACGACTTCGGCACGGGCTACTCCAGCCTTACCTACCTGAAGAGATTCCCTATCGACGAGTTGAAGATCGACCGCTCTTTCATCAGCGGCCTGGACTCGGACAAAGGAGACGCCGCCATTGTGGGCAGCTGCATCGATCTGGCGCACGCGGTTGGCCTGCGGGCTGTTGCCGAAGGTGTGGAAACCGCCGGCCAACTGCGAACCCTCAAAGTGATGGGCTGCGACCTCGCCCAGGGCTTCCACTTTGCCCGCCCGCTTCCGGCCCCGCTCCTCAAGGAGTGGCTGGACGCACGCCCCTGCGGTTAA